The following nucleotide sequence is from Synechococcus sp. KORDI-52.
ATGGAGATCCTGCAGCACTTCGGATGTCTCGATGAGCTGGATCCCACCGAGATCGGCCGCACCGTTGCTGCCTTGCGGGGAGATAACGAACTCTGGCTGGGGCTGGCGCTGATGAGTGGGCATCTTGATGACCTCTCCCCCCCAGACCTGGCGGCCGTGTTCGAGGCGATCAGCACTGAGGTCAACCGCCCCGATCTCTGGAGCGGTTTTCCGCCGCCTGCGGCTGCTGAGGAAGCCCTGCAGGATCTCTCGGGCCTGCGTCGCGAGCTGCTGCGGGCCCAGGAACGCGCCGGTGTGGTGGTGCCAGCCTGGTGGGAACCCGAGCTCATGGGTCTGGTGGACGCCTGGGCGCGGGGGACCTCCTGGAGTGATCTGATCGCCAACACGTCCCTGGACGAGGGCGATGTGGTGCGGATCATGCGCCGCACCGTGGATCTTCTGGCCCAGGTGCCCTACTGCGAAGCCATTAGCGATCAGTTGCGCAGCCATGCCCGCCAGGCTTTGAAGGCGATCAACCGGTTCCCCGTGGCCGAGGCCGAGGATCTGGTGCCGTCCTCCGCGGCGCTCAATCCGGCAACGGAGCGGGCGGCCTGAGCTCAGGCGTCCGGAGCGGCCATCGCTTGGGGATTCACCTGCTGATCGAAGTCGGCTTCGGTGATGTGGCCAAGCTCCAAGGCTGCCTGCTTCAGCGTCAGCCCCCGGTGATGGGCATGCTGAGCAATGGCACTCGCTTTCTCGTAACCAATGCTCGGGGTCAAGGCGGTGACCAGCATCAGGGAGCGATCAACGAACCCCTGAATCTGCTCGCGATCGGGCTCCAAGCCCTCCACTAGGTTCTGGCGGAAGCTGGTCATAGCGTCCTTGAGCATCCGGATCGACTGCAACAGGTTGAAGCCGATCAAGGGCTTGTAGACGTTCATCTGCAGATGGCCGCCGGCGCCGGCGGCCGCGACGGCGCCATCGAGCCCGATCACCTGGGTGCAGACCATGGCCATGGCCTCGCACTGGGTGGGGTTGATTTTCCCCGGCATGATCGAGCTTCCCGGTTCGTTGGCGGGCAGCCGCAGCTCGCCCAGCCCAGCTCGGGGACCGCATCCCAGCAGACGCACGTCGTTGGCGATGCGGAGCAGAGCCACCGCCAGCAGGCGAAGCTGCCCCATGGCATGAACGAGGGCGTCATGGCCGGCCATGACGGCGAAGAGGTTGTCAGCGGGACGGACCTTGACGCCAGCGACCCGGCTCAGCTCCTCGGCAACGGCATGGCGGAAGCCCGGCGGCGTGTTCAACCCCGTGCCCACGGCGGTGCCCCCAAGGGGGAGATCGCCGAGGCTGACCAGACAGTCCTCCAGCCAAGCCTGGGCTTGTTTGAGTTGATCCCGCCAAGCGGCCACTTCATCGCCAAGATGCAGCGGCACCGCATCCTGCAGATGGGTGCGGCCGATCTTGACGATTGGCATCCAGGCCAGGGCTTTGACATCCAAGGCCTGCACCAGGGCATCGAGCGCAGGCAGCAGACCATCCTTCAGCTGCTTGGCCGCGGCAACGTGGATGGCAGCGGGGAACACATCATTGGTCGATTGCGACCGATTGACGTGGTCATTCGGATGCACGGGGTGGTGACTGCCGAGGGCATTGCCTGAGGCCTGAGACGCCAGATTGCTGATCACCTCGTTGATGTTCATGTTGGTCTGGGTTCCGCTTCCGGTCTGCCAGACCCGAAGCGGGAACTGATCGTTGTGCTCGCCAGCGGCAATGGCATCGGCCGCCGTGCAGATCAGCTCAACCTGTTGAGGGCTCAGAAGCGCATGCTCGCCGTTCACCGTGGCGCAGGAGCGCTTGATCCAGGCCAGGGCCTGGATGATCTCGAGCGGGATTCGTTCGTCGCTGATCGCGAAGTTCTGAAGCGACCGCTGGGTCTGGGCTCCCCAGAACGCCGCTGATGCCACTTCGACGCCCCCCAGGCTGTCGGTTTCAACCCTGAACGGCTGCGTCATCGGATTTTCGGTGCGATCGAGCGTTGCGTTGATCATCCGTGATCACGGATCAATCAACGTGTCATCGTTCCTCATCAACCGTTTCGCTGGTCTCCAGTGCAGGTTCACCGCTCCCATGCCTTGGCTGTACAGCTGCCCGATGCATCCCTGGCCCAGCTGCAGCGCTACCTGTCGCAGCCTGCACGACCGATGAAGGCGCTTTTGAACCGTAAAAAAGTGGAGCAGCTGGAGGATGGCCGTTTTCTCTACGTCTCGCGGCCTTATCAATTGCTCAATGTGCAACTCCAGCCCGAGGTGGTGTTCCGCACCCACTGGGATGGTGCCCAACTCAGCATCGTGTTTGAGGACTGCAAGATCGATGGACTCGGACAGTTGCAGGGACCGGCTGAGTTTCAGTGCCAAGCATGGATCCGTCCCGAACAGGAGCGCCTGATTGCCAGGGCAGATCTCAGTCTTGAACTGTCTCCAAGGGGAGCAGGGGCCTTTTTGCCGAAGCCGCTGTTGCACCGCACGGGTGATCTTGCCTTGAGTTTGGTGATGGATCGATTGGAAAAGCGTTGTCGCAACGGATTGATGAAAGGTGCTTTGAAGTGGGTTGCACGCCATCCATGAACATGCTTCATTTATGCATAGGTGGTATCGTCAGTATTCCGAAGACTCTCCTGTCGACGTTGTGGTAAGCACGACAAATTCAGTTAATTCAACATTAACATTTAGGAATTTTTCTGTTCGGTGCGATAAAGCAAACCCAAAAATATCCTTCAAAGTCCCATGGGATTTAGAGCTTGTAGTAGGGAAAAAAGTTGCTGTGATTTCGAATAATTCATTTTTGCGGTATCAGCTGATCTCGGCCATTGCTGATCTCGTCCCGCCGGTGTCCGGTGAGGTCATCAGTAATGGAGTGATTGGTTGGCCTGTGGGTGGGGAAGCGGGTTTAGACAGCAAGTTGAGAATTTCTCACGCTCTCAACTTTCTCTCTGCCGTGTATGGTGATTGTCTTGAACAATCCCTAATCAGCGTGGATGAGTTCTGGGGACTGTTGGCTGGAGTTGAGATCGTTCCAGACTTAATCATCACAGATCTCTCCAAGAGCCAAAAAGACTTTTTCTTTTTGGCTCTATCTGTTCTTTTCCGTTTTGATTGTTATTTGATTCCTAAGACAAGATATCTGATGTCTAACGATGCAGAAGTTCTTCGCGATCTTCTGCATGAACAGCTGGAAAATAAAACTCTTGTTAGTAGCTCGACCAACAGTCGATTTCAGCGTGAGTTTTGTACTGATGGCCTTGTGCTGGGACCGCAGGGTCAGATCCTTTTCGCTGGTGGGCTTACGGAAGCGATCCAGTGGGCCGATCACAATCTCTTGGCATCTGATGTGTCAGACTCTGAAGATGAACAGTTTGAGCTGGCCGCGAATCTGAAAAATTCTGAATCTGGCGATGACATTAGTGATTCCGAGATTTTCTGAGGGGGAAATACATCGATGAATTTTTTCCGCAAACTTTACAGTTCAATTTGGCGTCAGGTTGCCATTGTTCTCGCCATTGCCACCTATCAGAATGATAGAAAATCAACAGGCACTTCAATAGGGGCATGGGAGAGCATTGTTTCGCCATTGCAGATCATGTTGTTCTTTATTGCAATGCGCGTAGGCTTTAGTTTTTTAAGGGGCCAAAATCGATTCGCAGCCGGTGGGTCAACGGATATGTATTTCAATATTGTTATTTTTATCGTCTCTGGGTTTGCTCTTGCTTTCATCTTTCGGCAAGGGGCGATCAAGCCGCTTTCTGGCTTGAAATTAAGGGCACCCCTTTACTACAGAAGAATCAGGCCATTGGACATTCTTTTGGCCTTGTTGGTGAATGATATTAGGGCTATTTCGACAATTTCTTTAGCGCTTTTGGGACTGGTGTGGTGCTTCACATGGTCATTTCAGCTTGACAGCCCAGGCTTGGCATTCATTGTCTATATGCTCACGATTGTATTGGCAATTGGCTTTGGCATATGCCTTGTCTTCATCGGCCAATGGAACAAATGGATCACCAGGATCATTAAAAGGCTATTGCAAAGGATAATTATTTTTACGTCAGGAATATTTTTTGCTACTTTTGAGCTTCCTGCTTATACTAGACCATACATAACATGGAATCCTATTCTCCATGCGGTAGAGCTTTTCAGGTATGCAATGAATAACGAATATCCCATTCCGGATATTTCTCTCTCTTATTTGGTCTGGTGTTCAACGATTACGCTCGGCTTTTCGTTGATTCTATATCGAACAAACGAATACTTGCTTCTTGAGGCTAGTGATGATTGACATGTAGTTGTTCTTTCACGCGTCTTGAATTAAATTCTCCCAATGACTGAATCCATCAAGCCCTCCAGCTCTCCATCATCTTTCGAGGATGAGTCGCCGTCGTCATTCTTGATCCCCAGTCCTCTGGCTCCTGATCAGCAAACACCGGCTTGGCGCGAGCGGCTGAACGGGATTGCAAAGCCGAAGATATTGCTAACAGCTTTTTTGGCAACTTCGGCGCTCTACTGTTTTGTGATTGGTCGTGATCGATATACAGCTGTTTCCGAGTTTGTGATTCAGCAGGCTTTGCCCCTTGAGGGAGGATCGGCTTCGGTGTTGGCGGGATCAGCATCGGCCCCCCAGGTGTTGACCTCTCTGGTGGATGGTCAGTATCTTCAGGTTTATCTTGAATCTTCTGCTGTCAAAAATCGCTTGTTCCCTAATGGGAAGACGCTTGAGCAGGATTACAGGCCTAGATTTCCGGATCTTTGGGCTGGATTGTCTTCCAACAGCTCTGTTCCGGAACAGCTCAACTTCTACAGAAAGCAACTGTCTGCAACCCCTCAGCCTTTGAGCGGTTCAGTGATTCTGAGGACATCCGGATTTAGTCCCGAACAAGCTTTCAATCTCAACAATGAGTTGCTGAAACAATCTCGACTTTTCGTTAATGAAGTTAATCAGTCTATCAATGCCGACCAAAATAAATTCGCCAGAGAAGAAGTTCAATTGGCGGAAAACAATCTTAAAGAAGCGAAAAACAAGTTGGAGGCATTCCGTAAAAAGAATGGCAACCTAAGTGTTGAAACTGAACAGGCTGCAGCAAGTTCGTTCATTTCCGGCCTTGAATCTCAGCTTGTTGAGTTGAAAGTGGAAGAGGCTGCACTTCGCCGTCAGTATCGAGATCCAAATGCACCTGAGGTTGCATTTGTCGCTGATCAAGTGAAGGAACTGGAGGTGCAGATTCGTGCAGAAAGGAGCAGAGCTGTCAGCGAAAATGGGAGGGATTTGAACGCTCTTGTGCTTGAAGAAGCAGGGTTGATTTCAGATGTTGAATTTGCGACAGAAACACTGCAAACAGCTCGGCTTGCAGCGGATAACAGTCGTCGGGAAAGCATCCGTCAGTTGAAATTTGTGGTTGTTCTCAGCCAAGCTCAAATGCCTGTTGAAGCCGACTCAAACTGGCGTTGGCAAGCATTTTTGGGATCGGTTGGGATCATTGTTGTTGCCTGGGGCGTGGGTGGATTTATTCTCAACGCGATGCGTAAGGGTTAACGCGCTGATCAACCATCGTTTCCTCAATCAAGGACGTAGGCTTCCATGCCCCTTGGCTGCCAGGTAATACCCACAGGCTCGCGCAAAATGAAGCCGACGGCGTGAAATGAGGTCATCATTGGTGATATCTGGATATAACTCCTGGGCTTTTTTGTCGTTGGCACAAGAGCGTTCAATCATTTGCAAAACCTCTTGTTTGGTTGAAGGCAGCTTTTCGCCGAGGAGCTGGTTGTAAAAATGCCATTCTGTATTGGCACGTATAACGGTTTCACGGAAACCATATTCATGGGAATGGCGAACCACTGCTGTTGATGCATAGGCTTTTTTATACCCCCTCCTGAGAATTTCACGCGCCCACAATTGATCCTCGCCATAAACAACGTCTGGAAGAGGCAGAGTTTCACAAATGGATTTTCTTAGGCAAGAATTGTTGTCGGAGTAGAAGCGTTCATGGCTCGAGACAACACCATTGCTGGTTTGTCGACCTACTTCCAGTTCGATCGGTTGGCGATGGCTTCTGAAAATCCAACGATTGAAATGTTGATCGAGATCATGGGCGGTGAGTTGTCCATGGGTGGTATGCGCCATGTGGCATCCGAAAACACCGGCCACACCGGGGTCTTTCTGGAGGGGGGCGATCAGATTCATCAGCCACATGCGATTCGCAGGAATAGCATCTTGCGTGATGAAGGCGACGTATTCGCCTCGGGCAAGCTTCACCCCCAGGTTACGGGTACGCCCATGGCCAAAATCCTTTTTGCGAATTTTGTGCAGGCGGAGCCGTTCATCCTCTGGTAACCCGTCAAGGCATCCATCGCTGGACTCACTGTCGATCAATAACACTTCAAAGGGCTGATCGAGATCCTGTGCGAGACAAGACTCAACAACGGCTCTGAGCATTGCACCCCCGTTGTAAACGGGAACGACGATCGTCACCAGGGGCACCGCTGGCTCCAAGTGTTGTGATGTTGGCGCGGAGGGAAGCGATTCCTGAATGTAGGCCTCAACCAATTTGTTGGAGGAATCCCAGTTGAGATGCTCAGTGGCGGCGAGCCCTGCTCTTGTGGTGCGTGCCCTGAATGTCGAATCGTTCAACAAAAGGCTCAAGGCCGATGCAAGGTCTGCTGGTGTCGCTTTCGCCAGGACAGCGGTTTCCGGTTGATAGGAGACCCGCGTGTGTTCGGCATCGATATCAACAACGGGCAGTCCGCAGGCCATCATTTCGTTGGGAACCAGGGAGTAATTGGTTCCCGATAGGACGAATCCGACCGTGCACTGGCGATAGAGGTTGGCTAGGTCATCGGCTTCAAGAATCCCAGCGTGCTTCACCTTCACAGGAATTCCAAGATCGGGTAGATCTGTTTCGCCGAAGGTGATGATCTCGAAGTAGTCCCCCAGATCAAACAAAGCTCTCAGGGCAAGAAGCCCCAGTTCATAGAGTCGTCTTGGCGTGCTACGCCTCACATAGAAGGCAATGGCATGACTGCTGCGTTTCTGAGTGTTGTCGGGGTGGTAAACATCGTGGTCGACTGCTAGGGGGAAAGAGATGGCCGAATTGCCAAAGCTTTCCATCTTCTGTTTCAGCCAAGGGCTGGCACAGATGCAGGAAAAGTTATTTTCAGATGCGTAGGATTGTTCGGTGAGGATGCTGGAGCTTCCTCGCGCGAAAAAATAGGCTTCATAGTCCTGAACAAAGTAAAATCTTTTCTGAAACTTTTTCATCCCAAGCACGGGATAGGTGCTCATGCGGTCAGTGGCGATGACAATGTCGCCGCTGACGCGATCGAGGTCGTCCTGGTTGTTGCCCAGCATGTAAACCTGATCTGTTTTGAGTGGAATGAAGGCCTGGTCGATGACACGCTTATGGAGACTGCTGAGGCGACTTGGCTTGTCGTTCCCTTTGAGCTCTGAATGAACCCAGATTGTGCATTGGTGACCACAGCGTTCCAGATAATCAATGGTCCTGAAAATGGTCATGTGGCCACCAAGGCCAGGTGTGAAATTAGGGATGACCCAATGGATGTGTAGGGATTTAGGGTTGGTGTTGTTCTTGAGTGACCAATCTGGATCCAGTTCCTTGGATTTGAATTGAATAACCTTCTCAAACCCTTGAATTTTCAGCTTGTTTCGACCTTCAATAATTGATTTGTCCGTAAGATGTTGTTTTGAAAGGAAGTACCCGCAGTATGTTGTTAGCAGCTTTTGATTGCATATTTCAGTTGTTGACAGCCCGATAAGGCGTTCAATGCTATGGGCGATCGTCCCATCGATCTGACCGCCTTCCTCGTCAAAGTCGTGCCAGCTGAGATTCCAGTCAAGAATCGGCCTGAGCAGGTCTGGCTTGCACCAGAACATCGTTCCTGTTGGGAAGCGGAACTGGCTGTCTCGTGTGATGTGGTCGAGATTGAAACGTTTGAGGAAGGGGCTGGCTTTCGTGTAGTTGCCATCCTCATGGCCCCAGCAGGAATCGTGCTTGATCCCGAGGCTGAGAGCATAGTTCTCGACCGGATAGACAATGCCGATGTCTGGTGATTGAAGAGCCTTGAGGTTGGTGGCTGCAATGGTTTTGCTGCCAATCAGGTTGTCCAGGCAGTGGAGGAACCAGCCGCTGAGGGCGTTGCTGTGGGGGCTTTTTTTGGAGTGGAGCTTCAGGATGAGGTCGTAGTTGGGTATTTCATCCTTGAAGCCAACGATGAATGGGGCAACGTCACGGCCGATATTGCTAAAGTGCCTGACTTCAACCTTCTGCGCATTGTCGACTTGAGAAAAAATGTGCTTCAGAATCTGGATTGAATCTTCTTTTGTGGAAATGAAGACGTCAATTCTGCACGGTATGTTCTTAAGGTATGAGGCGATTGTTTCGCCAAGCTCAGGGTAGAAGATATGCAGGAAAACGCCAACTCTTTTTCCTTTTAGATCGTCTATAATGGAATTTTCGATACTTTTTTCGGCTCGTTTGATGTCGGCCATCTTTCGCATGAAATGGATGTTATCCATCGAAAAGCGGCGTTCGTTCATTCCGAATTTGAAGCAGTGCACCATCGGGTTGAGCCCACTCGCTTTGACGTCGGGATATTTGCTCAAGTAATTTTCTGTTTCGAATAAATTGCTCGGATCTATGCCCTCTCGGCAGCCTGATGTGCAGTAATGAAGAATCACATCACCGATGCTTTGTAGTTTCCCTGCTTCTTCGAGCTCGAGTTGGGATTTGTAGTGTTCAATGTCAAAAACATAAGCGTAGTGAGCTAATTCGCGGAAGTCGCGAACAATCCTCTTGCTTGTACCTTCGCTTTGCAGGCTTTTGATGTATTCCTGCAATTCGGGAGTTGTTTTTTTGCGCCTGTTGTTGGGCTGGTTCTGGTGTTTGTCTTTCCCTAGTCGATTCAGTTGATTTCGAAGCTTTCTGGGTAATATTTTTGATCTGCCCAATGCAGAAGCAGAGCGCATGAATGCCTTGCGTGTCGCGTTGGAGAAAGGGGAGAGCGAGCGACGTTGTTTAGGCATGCCGCTCATCTAGCTGATCTCGAAGAATCACTATGCAATTTATCATTCACACGCTTGGCCTTGCGTTGTTTTTATGCCCAATCTGCTGCCGTCATAGCCCGCTTTCTGACGCACTTTGGTGCACCACTCCTGATTCGTCAGGTACCAGCGCACGGTCTCCGCCAAGCCCTGTTCCACGTTGTGGCGAGGGCTCCAGCCCAGCTCGGAACTGATGCGGCTTGGATCAATCGCGTAGCGGCGGTCATGGCCTGGGCGGTCTGTGACCGGTGTAATCAAATTGGCGTGGGGAGCTGATGCAGGGCAGCTCTGATCAAGCTCTGTGCAAATGGCGTCAACGACTTCCTTGTTCGTGCGTTCCCCGTGGCCACCCACGCAGTAACTGCTGCCGGATTTGCCTTTGCAGGCGGCCAGCAGCAGGGCATCGACGTGGTCTTCCACGTACAACCAATCCCGCACATTCAGCCCATCGCCGTAGAGCGGAATCGACTCCCCGCCAGCCGCTTTCAAGGTGACCACTGGAATCAGCTTTTCCGGGAACTGCCAGGGGCCGTAGTTGTTGGAGCAGTTGGTCAGCACCACGGGCAGGCCGAAGGTGTGGTGCCAGGCCTGGACCAAGTGATCACTGGCCGCCTTGCTGGCGGAGTAGGGGCTGCGGGGGTCGTAGGGCGTTGTCTCCGAGAAGCGCCCTTCGGAGCCCAATGAACCAAAGACTTCATCGGTGCTGATGTGGTGCATCCTGAAGGCGTCCTGGCGTTCACCGCTCAAGCCTTCGTAGTGGCCCCGCACCGCCTGCAGCAGGTTGTAGGTGCCGTTGACGTTGCTCTCGATGAACACACCAGGGCCGGAAATGGATCGATCCACGTGGCTCTCCGCTGCCAGGTGCATCACCAGATCGGGGTCGGCCGCCTGCACCGCAGCCTCAACGGCAGCGGCATCGGTCAAATCCACCTGCTGAAGGTTGTGGCGATCGTTCGCCGCGCCCCCCAGCTCGCTCAGCACCTCCTCAATCGAGGACAGGTCGCTGGCGTAGCCCATCTTGTCGAGATTGAAGACGGTGACTGTGGTCTCCCGCAACAGCCTGCGGACGACGGCACCGCCGATGAAGCCGGCACCTCCGGTGACCAGAACTCTGCGGCGATCTCCCAGCAGGTCGGAGGCGGAAGGCATGGACGAAACCATTGGTGAGAGCGTGGGTGGGGCGTTGTCTGGGGTTGGGGTGTTGAACTCAGTCGCCCTTCATGGCGTTTTGAATTGCTGCAACACGGTCTTCAGAGCTTGCTGCCAGTGCTCGCCGTTGAGGTCCAGGGCGGATCGGGTGGCGGTGCAGTCAAGGAGGGAATAGGCCGGCCGTTCTGCAGGGGTGGGGTAGTCCGCTGTGGTGATCGGTTGAACGGCTGCGGGCGTGTCGATCAGCCCCACGTCAGCACCGATTTGGCCAACGGCCACCGCCACGTCGTACCAGCTGGCGGCGCCGGCATCACTCCAATGCATCACAGCTGGCAAGTCGCTGTCACCTGCGATCTGAAGGGTTTGCCAACAGGCTTGAGCGAGGTTGAGCGTGCTTGTGGGACAGCCCACCTGATCGGCGACAACACCCAGTTGGTCCCGTTCCCGGTGGAGGCGGAGCATGGTGAGGGCAAAGTTTTTGCCTACGGGCCCGATCACCCAGCTGGTGCGCAGGATCAGGCCCCGGCCTTCTGTTCCAAAAATCGATTGGACCGCGGCTTCTCCAGCAGCTTTGCTGGCCCCGTAAACACCGAGAGGGTCGCGGGCCTGCTCGGGTTGATACGGCGTCCCCTGGGTTCCATTGAAGACGAAGTCGGTGCTGATCTGGAGCAGGCGTCCTCTCGCTTGTTGATCAAGAGCGCGGGCGAAGGCTTCCGGTGCCCCGGCATTCACGGCGTGGGCCAGATCGGGCTCCGACTCGGCCTTGTCCACCGCTGTGTAAGCACCGGCGTTGAGGACCCAGTCGGGTTGGTGCTGTTCCACGGCGCTGCGGCAGGCTTCAGGGTCCGCCAGATCAAGCTGCTGACGGCTGGTGGCCACCAGGTCGATTCCCTCAGGGGCGGAAGCGATCAGAGCCTGGCCCAGCTGACCGCCAGCTCCGGTGAGCAGCACCTTCATGGGAAAACGTCTCCAGCTGCTGCAGCGACTTTGAACCCTGCTGCTTTGGCATCTTTGCTTGAGAGGCTTACCTCGGCGCTCTGCAGCCGATCAATCGGCCAGGCAATGGCCAGATCCGGGTCATTCCAGACGATGGCCCGTTCACAGGATTTGTTCCAGAACCCGCGCGCCTTGTATTGCACCTCAGCCACCTCGCTGAGGGTGAGAAAGCCGTGGGCGAAGCCCTCGGGAATCCAAAGCTGGCATTTGTTGTCGGCACTCAGTTCGGCGCCGATCCAGGCGCCGTAGGTGGGGGAGCCGCTCCGGATGTCGACAGCCACGTCGTAAATCGCTCCGACCGAGGCACGCACCAGCTTCGCTTGGGGTTCTGGTGCGAGCTGGTAGTGCAGTCCGCGAAGCACACCCTGGATCGAGCGGGAGTGGTTGTCTTGCGAAAACAGCACCGATTCGCCCACCGCTTCATTGAATTTGTGTTGGTTCCAGCTTTCGAAGAACCAGCCACGGTCATCGCCAAAGGCCTGGGGCGTGATCAGCAGGGGGCCCTGCATCACCGCGCCGGACGGTGTGTTGAGTTGTTCAAGCTGCATGACTCACCTCCAGGCTGGATTGCAGGGCCGCGTGATCGCTCACGCTCTCCTCGAGCATTTGCAGGAGATAGGAGCCGTAGCCACTCTTCTTGAGGGGCTGCGCCAGCTGATTCAACTGTTCTGCGGTGATCCAGCCCTGGCGCCAGGCCACCTCCTCCGGGCAGCCCACCTTGAGCCCCTGGCGATGTTCGAGCGTGCGGATGTAGCTGCCGGCATCGTTGAGGGAATCGCAGGTGCCGGTGTCGAGCCAGGCCATGCCACGACCCATCAGTTCCACCCGCAGCAGCCCTTCAGTCAGATACATCTGATTGAGATCAGTGATCTCCAGCTCGCCACGCGATGAAGGCTTCACCTGGCGGGCCCGTTCCACGACGCTGTCGTCGTAGAAGTACAGCCCGGTAACGGCATAGCGGCTCTTGGGCTTCTGAGGTTTTTCCTCCAGGCTCAGCACCTGGCCATTGGCATCGAATTCGGCCACGCCATAACGCTCGGGATCACTGACGGGGTAGGCAAACACCGTCGCCCCTTGGGCTTGCCCGTTGCTGTTCACCAGTTGGGGCACCAGATCGTGCCCATGGAAGAGGTTGTCCCCCAGCACCAGCGCGGCGGGGTGGCCGGCCAGAAAGTCGGCACCAATCAAAAACGCCTGGGCCAAACCGTCCGGGCTCGGCTGTACGGCGTATTCGATCGTCATGCCCCAGCGGCTGCCATCACCGAGCAAGCGCTGAAAAGCCTCCCTGTCGTGGGGAGTGGTGATGATCAGCACCTCGCGGATCCCCGCCAGCATCAGGGTGCTGAGGGGGTAATAAATCATCGGCTTGTCGTAAACCGGCAGTAGCTGTTTGCTGACGGCCTGGGTGATCGGATGCAGCCGCGTGCCGCTCCCGCCAGCCAGGATTATCCCCCGTCGCTTGGATGCGGTTTTCATCGACTGGCTCACCGCGGTGAAGTCGGCGCTATTACAGCACGAGACCCCTTGCGATCACTTACATTCAGTCGACGGCGCAGCCGTTCAAGCAGTCGCTTTAACTCTGGTTTCGGCCGCAGTTGGCGTTCGATGCTGGCCGCCAGCTGAGGGTTGCGTTGGCCGATCACCTCGCGCCAGCTGTCGACCGGTTGCCGTGTGGGGTTGTCGCGCAGCAGGCTCACCTTGAGGAAGGGGAAGCCCCGTTCCTCAATCAGGTGCTTCCAGTCGTAGTGCAGAACATTTCCGTTGGCGTTGTGGGTGTAGAGGCTCTCGAGCTTCAGTTCCGCTGCGCGCAGCTGCACCGGCAGGCCCACTTCGCATTGTTTGACCAGATCCCGTTTGCGGGGCCAGATCTGCAGGGACTCCCAGAAGCGGTTGAAGGCCTGGCACTTCAGAGCCGCTGGTTTGTAAGCGGTGAAGGCGGACGACAGATGCGGTTCGTACATCAGATCGTCCGTCAGCCCAATCACATCCGCTGTGCTGGCGTGCATGCGTTGGAACAGATCGTCGAGGGGGGTGATCGGTCCCCAGAAGCTGTCGTTGGTGAGCACCAGAAACGCTGCTTGATCAATGTCCTGCCGATACAGGTTCAGTGCTGCGTTCCAGCTGCCGAAGTCATAGCCCTGGTTGCGCCGGATCACGATCGCGGCACAGCGTTGGCGCAGCCGATGCAGAGTTCTCGGGTGCCAGCGCAGCCCGCTGGCTGACGACACAACGATCACATCGGCGAAGCGTCGGTACTCGTCAATCAGGGGGAAGAGGTCGTCCCGAAACCGGTTGTCGGCTGAAAAGTGCGCCAGCACAACGATCGGTCGTTGACGGCTGGGTTGGAAGTTCGGATCCCTCCAGTGCATCAGCACGGCATCGTCCACCGGACCTTTCGAGCGCGGTGCGGGTTCCCGGGGTTGGTAGCGGTTGCTGTGGGGATGAATCCGCTGGCTGGTGAGGGGATCGCCTGCCGCAAACAGCCCGGCGTGCTTGGCCCTCAGCTGACCGGATTCCCGTTGATGCCGAGCCAGCGCAGCGCCTTCCCGATCCTTGCCGCGG
It contains:
- the rfbB gene encoding dTDP-glucose 4,6-dehydratase — translated: MVSSMPSASDLLGDRRRVLVTGGAGFIGGAVVRRLLRETTVTVFNLDKMGYASDLSSIEEVLSELGGAANDRHNLQQVDLTDAAAVEAAVQAADPDLVMHLAAESHVDRSISGPGVFIESNVNGTYNLLQAVRGHYEGLSGERQDAFRMHHISTDEVFGSLGSEGRFSETTPYDPRSPYSASKAASDHLVQAWHHTFGLPVVLTNCSNNYGPWQFPEKLIPVVTLKAAGGESIPLYGDGLNVRDWLYVEDHVDALLLAACKGKSGSSYCVGGHGERTNKEVVDAICTELDQSCPASAPHANLITPVTDRPGHDRRYAIDPSRISSELGWSPRHNVEQGLAETVRWYLTNQEWCTKVRQKAGYDGSRLGIKTTQGQACE
- the rfbD gene encoding dTDP-4-dehydrorhamnose reductase; translated protein: MKVLLTGAGGQLGQALIASAPEGIDLVATSRQQLDLADPEACRSAVEQHQPDWVLNAGAYTAVDKAESEPDLAHAVNAGAPEAFARALDQQARGRLLQISTDFVFNGTQGTPYQPEQARDPLGVYGASKAAGEAAVQSIFGTEGRGLILRTSWVIGPVGKNFALTMLRLHRERDQLGVVADQVGCPTSTLNLAQACWQTLQIAGDSDLPAVMHWSDAGAASWYDVAVAVGQIGADVGLIDTPAAVQPITTADYPTPAERPAYSLLDCTATRSALDLNGEHWQQALKTVLQQFKTP
- a CDS encoding rhamnan synthesis F family protein yields the protein MSGMPKQRRSLSPFSNATRKAFMRSASALGRSKILPRKLRNQLNRLGKDKHQNQPNNRRKKTTPELQEYIKSLQSEGTSKRIVRDFRELAHYAYVFDIEHYKSQLELEEAGKLQSIGDVILHYCTSGCREGIDPSNLFETENYLSKYPDVKASGLNPMVHCFKFGMNERRFSMDNIHFMRKMADIKRAEKSIENSIIDDLKGKRVGVFLHIFYPELGETIASYLKNIPCRIDVFISTKEDSIQILKHIFSQVDNAQKVEVRHFSNIGRDVAPFIVGFKDEIPNYDLILKLHSKKSPHSNALSGWFLHCLDNLIGSKTIAATNLKALQSPDIGIVYPVENYALSLGIKHDSCWGHEDGNYTKASPFLKRFNLDHITRDSQFRFPTGTMFWCKPDLLRPILDWNLSWHDFDEEGGQIDGTIAHSIERLIGLSTTEICNQKLLTTYCGYFLSKQHLTDKSIIEGRNKLKIQGFEKVIQFKSKELDPDWSLKNNTNPKSLHIHWVIPNFTPGLGGHMTIFRTIDYLERCGHQCTIWVHSELKGNDKPSRLSSLHKRVIDQAFIPLKTDQVYMLGNNQDDLDRVSGDIVIATDRMSTYPVLGMKKFQKRFYFVQDYEAYFFARGSSSILTEQSYASENNFSCICASPWLKQKMESFGNSAISFPLAVDHDVYHPDNTQKRSSHAIAFYVRRSTPRRLYELGLLALRALFDLGDYFEIITFGETDLPDLGIPVKVKHAGILEADDLANLYRQCTVGFVLSGTNYSLVPNEMMACGLPVVDIDAEHTRVSYQPETAVLAKATPADLASALSLLLNDSTFRARTTRAGLAATEHLNWDSSNKLVEAYIQESLPSAPTSQHLEPAVPLVTIVVPVYNGGAMLRAVVESCLAQDLDQPFEVLLIDSESSDGCLDGLPEDERLRLHKIRKKDFGHGRTRNLGVKLARGEYVAFITQDAIPANRMWLMNLIAPLQKDPGVAGVFGCHMAHTTHGQLTAHDLDQHFNRWIFRSHRQPIELEVGRQTSNGVVSSHERFYSDNNSCLRKSICETLPLPDVVYGEDQLWAREILRRGYKKAYASTAVVRHSHEYGFRETVIRANTEWHFYNQLLGEKLPSTKQEVLQMIERSCANDKKAQELYPDITNDDLISRRRLHFARACGYYLAAKGHGSLRP
- the rfbC gene encoding dTDP-4-dehydrorhamnose 3,5-epimerase, with the translated sequence MQLEQLNTPSGAVMQGPLLITPQAFGDDRGWFFESWNQHKFNEAVGESVLFSQDNHSRSIQGVLRGLHYQLAPEPQAKLVRASVGAIYDVAVDIRSGSPTYGAWIGAELSADNKCQLWIPEGFAHGFLTLSEVAEVQYKARGFWNKSCERAIVWNDPDLAIAWPIDRLQSAEVSLSSKDAKAAGFKVAAAAGDVFP